From Longimicrobium sp., a single genomic window includes:
- a CDS encoding GntR family transcriptional regulator, whose translation MLIDLDLSDGRPLYQQIVDEVRRAVAQGALKPDDTLPSVRALATELRVNPNTVQQAYRELERAGVVYSRRGQGTFAARPAGEGERERLLRDVAERALKDARRFGFTPHELAGAIVRAVETGEDTLQPEHAS comes from the coding sequence GTGCTGATCGATCTCGACCTTTCCGACGGGCGGCCGCTCTACCAGCAGATCGTGGACGAGGTGCGCCGTGCGGTGGCGCAAGGGGCGCTGAAGCCGGACGACACGCTTCCCTCGGTGCGCGCGCTCGCCACGGAGCTGCGGGTGAACCCCAACACCGTGCAGCAGGCCTACCGCGAGCTGGAGCGCGCGGGCGTGGTCTACAGCCGCCGCGGGCAGGGCACATTCGCCGCGCGCCCCGCCGGCGAGGGCGAGCGCGAGCGGCTGCTGCGCGACGTGGCGGAGCGCGCGCTGAAGGACGCCCGCCGCTTCGGCTTCACCCCGCACGAGCTGGCCGGGGCCATCGTCCGCGCGGTCGAGACGGGGGAAGACACCCTTCAACCGGAGCATGCTTCATGA
- a CDS encoding ABC transporter ATP-binding protein, with product MSLPSLPVRLDAAELAIETEGLEKRYAPDTQALAGLDLQVPAGSVYVLAGPNGAGKSTAIKVLLDLVRADRGTAHVCGLRTTAVPARVRAQIGYVPETAETAYGWLSVREFLKHHAAFYEAWDGAYADALCRRLGVPLHERMRALSKGALRRVMLVTALAHRPPVLLLDEPTDGLDPLAREDFSALLVEHMTSAPTTVLWSTHHVHEADRMADHVGVIVGGRLVLQAPRDLVQTRLRRYRAQVPAAWRGAPGLNGDVLLREGSGREIAWTVWGDEREVAGRLQAAGAVLRDAAPLSLEDATLALLRAGRPA from the coding sequence ATGAGCCTCCCTTCCCTTCCCGTGCGGCTGGACGCCGCGGAGCTGGCGATCGAGACCGAGGGCCTGGAAAAGCGCTACGCTCCGGACACCCAGGCCCTGGCCGGGCTGGACCTGCAGGTGCCCGCCGGGAGCGTGTACGTGCTGGCCGGACCCAACGGCGCCGGAAAGAGCACCGCCATCAAGGTGCTGCTCGACCTGGTGCGGGCCGATCGCGGCACCGCCCACGTCTGCGGGCTGCGCACCACGGCTGTGCCGGCGCGGGTGCGCGCGCAGATCGGGTACGTTCCCGAGACGGCGGAGACGGCGTACGGGTGGCTGAGCGTCCGCGAGTTCCTGAAGCATCACGCCGCCTTCTACGAGGCGTGGGATGGGGCCTACGCCGACGCGCTCTGCCGCCGCCTAGGCGTGCCGCTGCACGAGCGGATGCGCGCCCTGTCGAAGGGCGCGCTGCGGCGGGTGATGCTGGTGACGGCGCTGGCCCACCGGCCCCCCGTGCTCCTGCTCGACGAGCCCACCGACGGGCTGGACCCGCTGGCGCGCGAGGACTTCTCGGCGCTGCTGGTGGAGCACATGACGTCGGCCCCCACGACGGTGCTCTGGTCCACGCACCACGTGCACGAGGCCGACCGCATGGCCGACCATGTGGGGGTGATCGTGGGCGGGCGGCTGGTGCTGCAGGCCCCACGCGACCTGGTGCAGACGCGGCTGCGCCGCTACCGCGCGCAGGTGCCCGCCGCCTGGAGGGGCGCGCCGGGGCTGAACGGCGACGTGCTGCTGCGCGAGGGCTCGGGCCGCGAGATCGCGTGGACGGTGTGGGGCGACGAGCGCGAGGTGGCCGGCCGCCTGCAGGCCGCCGGCGCGGTGCTGCGCGACGCCGCGCCACTCTCGCTGGAAGACGCCACGCTGGCGCTGCTGCGCGCCGGGAGGCCCGCGTGA
- the thiL gene encoding thiamine-phosphate kinase: MRDRPPHLAPDGPGLGPGAEFDLIRRFLPRHAHVRPDVRVGPGDDCAVVAGDGIALSCDMSVEGVHFRRDWLSLREIGCRAASAALSDLAAIAARPIGILVSLALPEADAGAHAVQVMEGARRAAEHAGAVLLGGDVTRSPVAMAIDVTAVGEAPHPVLRSGAAAGDEVWVTGELGAAGLFVEQMAAGTEADPVARKRFAAPEPRVREARWLAEQGLATAMIDLSDGLAGDAAHIAAASGVAVLLAPELIPVHPAVRHRAASPDDALRLALAGGEDYELCFTAPNGAVEPFVREFQETFRLRLSCVGRVAGGDGVWWTDAEGNRRPLGLHGYRHFEEER; encoded by the coding sequence ATGCGCGACCGTCCGCCCCACCTCGCCCCCGACGGACCGGGACTCGGGCCCGGCGCGGAGTTCGACCTGATCCGCCGCTTCCTCCCGCGGCACGCGCACGTGCGCCCCGACGTGCGCGTGGGCCCGGGCGACGACTGCGCGGTGGTGGCGGGCGACGGGATCGCGCTGTCGTGCGACATGTCGGTGGAGGGCGTGCACTTCCGCCGCGACTGGCTGTCGCTGCGCGAGATCGGCTGCCGCGCCGCGTCGGCCGCCCTGAGCGACCTGGCGGCGATCGCCGCGCGGCCGATCGGCATCCTCGTCTCCCTCGCGCTGCCGGAGGCGGACGCGGGGGCGCACGCCGTGCAGGTGATGGAGGGCGCCCGCCGCGCCGCCGAGCACGCCGGCGCGGTCCTCCTCGGCGGCGACGTCACCCGCTCGCCGGTGGCGATGGCGATCGACGTCACCGCCGTGGGCGAGGCGCCGCACCCCGTCCTGCGCTCCGGCGCCGCCGCCGGCGACGAGGTATGGGTGACGGGCGAGCTGGGCGCCGCCGGATTGTTCGTGGAGCAGATGGCGGCCGGCACGGAGGCAGACCCGGTGGCGCGGAAGCGCTTCGCCGCGCCCGAGCCGCGCGTGCGCGAGGCGCGCTGGCTGGCCGAGCAGGGGCTGGCGACGGCGATGATCGACCTCTCCGACGGCCTGGCGGGCGACGCGGCGCACATCGCCGCGGCCAGCGGGGTGGCGGTGCTGCTGGCGCCGGAGCTGATCCCCGTGCACCCCGCCGTGCGCCACCGCGCCGCCTCGCCCGACGACGCGCTGCGGCTGGCGCTGGCCGGCGGCGAGGACTACGAGCTCTGCTTCACCGCGCCCAACGGCGCCGTGGAGCCGTTCGTGCGCGAGTTCCAGGAGACCTTCCGCCTGCGCCTGAGCTGCGTGGGCCGCGTGGCCGGCGGCGACGGCGTGTGGTGGACCGACGCGGAGGGAAACCGGCGGCCGCTGGGGCTGCACGGCTATCGCCATTTCGAGGAGGAGCGGTGA